In Microbacterium cremeum, a genomic segment contains:
- a CDS encoding pilus assembly protein CpaE codes for MISTELAIALRDAGLVWHPRSGDRFQLDEPEFEADVFTVSEMTIEPREYPTGKLLAFNGTTEWALDSVALEDALWLPHEHQLRELLRGAFRALRRLPDTHEVEIALRRGPGPEESLVFEHPEPADAYALAVLEMLRRIA; via the coding sequence ATGATCTCGACCGAACTGGCGATCGCCCTGCGGGATGCCGGCCTCGTCTGGCATCCGCGCTCGGGCGACCGCTTCCAGTTGGACGAGCCGGAGTTCGAGGCCGACGTCTTCACCGTGAGCGAGATGACGATCGAGCCCCGCGAGTATCCGACGGGCAAGCTGCTCGCCTTCAACGGCACGACCGAGTGGGCGCTGGACTCCGTCGCTCTCGAAGACGCGCTGTGGCTCCCGCACGAGCACCAGCTGCGGGAACTGCTGCGCGGGGCTTTCCGGGCGCTGCGGCGTCTGCCCGACACGCACGAGGTCGAGATCGCCCTGCGGCGCGGCCCCGGCCCCGAGGAGTCGCTCGTCTTCGAGCACCCCGAGCCGGCGGACGCCTACGCGCTGGCCGTGCTGGAGATGCTGCGTCGCATCGCGTGA
- a CDS encoding MFS transporter, whose product MAGYRDLLRTPGVARIIAAQLTARFPNGMTSLAILLHIEAVTGSYGAAGLVLAATSIGQAIAGPVTSRWMGRWGMRRVLTLTLLVCAASLTAIALLPLPLPGYMALGLLGGLSTPPVQSAVRTIYPKMVTSRQLTPLFSLDASLQEIIWIIAPVLITFVATQAGTVPALLLIVAILLGGGAWFILSPEVGRVRIPRSRRSIGKVLTKPAVLLATVVGFLLIGACAAVEAGVVATFDHGGLEAGIVLALFAVGSLAGGLSSGHIPIGPWAMARRLAIVTVGLSLTIVSLDVWWLGGTLVLAGIGIAPALAVMFAMTSASVKFSDTAEAFGWVATGQLIGAAAGSAVAGFLIDDIGPTGAYVAAAAFAAAGLAVAIVFVRGFPDLRDRDASPIPDTEPVQTIG is encoded by the coding sequence GTGGCCGGCTACCGCGATCTCCTCCGCACTCCCGGGGTCGCCCGCATCATCGCGGCACAGCTGACGGCGCGTTTCCCGAACGGCATGACGAGCCTCGCGATCCTGCTGCACATCGAGGCGGTGACCGGCTCGTACGGCGCCGCGGGTCTGGTCCTGGCCGCCACCTCGATCGGGCAGGCGATCGCGGGACCGGTGACCAGCCGCTGGATGGGCCGGTGGGGCATGCGCCGGGTGCTGACGCTCACCCTGCTGGTGTGCGCGGCGTCACTGACGGCCATCGCCCTGCTGCCCCTGCCGCTGCCCGGCTACATGGCACTGGGCCTCCTCGGCGGCCTCTCGACGCCGCCGGTGCAGTCGGCGGTGCGGACGATCTATCCGAAGATGGTGACGTCGCGCCAGCTGACTCCGCTGTTCTCGCTCGACGCGTCGCTGCAGGAGATCATCTGGATCATCGCGCCGGTGCTGATCACGTTCGTCGCGACCCAGGCGGGCACCGTGCCGGCGCTCCTGCTGATCGTCGCGATCCTGCTCGGCGGCGGCGCGTGGTTCATCCTCTCCCCCGAGGTGGGGCGCGTGCGCATCCCCCGCAGCCGGCGCAGCATCGGCAAGGTGCTCACCAAGCCCGCCGTGCTGCTCGCCACGGTGGTCGGGTTCCTGCTCATCGGCGCCTGCGCCGCCGTGGAGGCCGGCGTCGTCGCGACCTTCGACCACGGCGGACTCGAGGCCGGCATCGTGCTGGCGCTGTTCGCGGTGGGCAGCCTGGCCGGCGGCCTGTCGTCCGGGCACATCCCGATCGGCCCGTGGGCGATGGCGCGGCGCCTGGCCATCGTGACCGTGGGCCTGAGCCTCACGATCGTCTCGCTCGATGTCTGGTGGCTCGGAGGCACGCTCGTGCTGGCGGGGATCGGCATCGCCCCCGCCCTGGCGGTCATGTTCGCGATGACGTCGGCGAGCGTGAAGTTCAGCGACACGGCCGAGGCGTTCGGCTGGGTCGCGACCGGACAGCTCATCGGCGCGGCCGCCGGGTCCGCGGTCGCCGGCTTCCTGATCGACGACATCGGCCCCACGGGTGCGTACGTGGCCGCGGCGGCCTTCGCCGCCGCGGGGCTCGCGGTCGCGATCGTCTTCGTCCGGGGCTTCCCCGACCTGCGCGATCGCGACGCGAGCCCGATCCCCGACACCGAGCCCGTCCAGACCATCGGCTAG